In a single window of the Arachis hypogaea cultivar Tifrunner chromosome 6, arahy.Tifrunner.gnm2.J5K5, whole genome shotgun sequence genome:
- the LOC112695770 gene encoding kinesin-like protein KIN-14I isoform X1 gives MCFSSMALASKILIWSPGKRKKLVYQCLITVNSTSEQFSPLIHNPSFRESSRRYEAAGWLRKMVGVVAAKDLPAEPSEEEFRLGLRSGIILCNVINKVQSGAVPKVVESPIDSAMIPDGAPLSAYQYFENVRNFLVAVQEIGLPTFEASDLEQGGKSSRIVNCVLALKSYGEWKKSGANGVWKFGGNLRPATSTKSFVRMNTEPFTNSLSRTSSINEKSLTGLNNEAESNSKMSGSHSLSSLVHAILSDKRPEEVPMLVESVLSKVVEEFEHRIASRGGEQVQPKITSRDPVSQSNGSALKFVMPDKKVDNRINMVTKKEDFIQKSRVAEQSRSQLLRQKELSDQQQRDIQELKHMLHTTKAGMQFIQMKFQEEFSNLGMHVCGLAHAASGYHRVLEENRKLYNQVQDLKGSIRVYCRVRPFFPGQPNQLSTVESIEDGTLTVHIPSKNGKGRKSFNFNKVFGPSASQAEVFLDMQPLIRSVLDGFNVCIFAYGQTGSGKTYTMTGPKEITEKSQGVNYRALSDLFLIADQRKDTFHYDVSVQMIEIYNEQVRDLLVSDGTNKRLEIRSSSNKGLSVPDASLVPVSSTLDVIELMNLGQRNRAVGATALNDRSSRSHSCLTVHVQGRDLTSGTILRGCMHLVDLAGSERVDKSEATGDRLKEAQHINKSLSALGDVIASLAQKNSHVPYRNSKLTQLLQDSLGGQAKTLMFVHISPESDAIGETLSTLKFAERVATVELGAARVNKDSADVKELKEQIANLKAALARKEGESEHSFSGSSEKYRTRAGDLSPYHASQRGTDAGDRPGCRQPMVDVGNIGLQSKSRFRHKTQSLDFDEMSSTSPPWPPVSSPGQNYAEDDKETGSGEWVDKVMVNKQDVNKTDNLLGCWESPGANGNLSDVFYQKYLQDSSKMYSEQSYNMFMGGNQFSMMAGSDEMDELDAATSDSSEPDLLWQFNHSKLSTMTMTNAVGSKTKRSIPKSAKSPEMRIGASVSNRTARHPAPVDVKRKAGNRK, from the exons CGGCCAAAGATTTACCAGCTGAACCCTCTGAGGAAGAGTTTAGGCTTGGTTTGAGAAGTGGGATTATTCTTTGTAATGTTATTAACAAGGTTCAATCTGGAGCTGTTCCCAAG GTTGTGGAGAGTCCTATTGATTCTGCAATGATCCCGGATGGGGCACCATTATCGGCATATCAGTACTTCGAAAACGTGAGGAATTTTCTGGTTGCTGTCCAGGAAATTGGACTTCCTACTTTTGAGGCATCTGATCTGGAACAG GGAGGAAAATCATCCAGGATTGTGAATTGCGTCTTGGCCCTTAAATCCTATGGTGAATGGAAAAAGAGTGGGGCAAATGGTGTGTGGAAATTCGGGGGAAATCTCAGACCAGCTACATCAACGAAATCTTTTGTGAGAATGAACACAGAGCCATTTACTAATTCCTTGTCGAGGACCTCATCGATTAATGAAAAGTCTCTAACTGGTCTTAACAATGAAGCTGAATCTAATAGTAAAATG TCTGGTTCCCATTCATTGAGTTCGCTTGTTCATGCAATTCTATCAGATAAGAGGCCAGAAGAAGTTCCAATG TTGGTTGAATCTGTTTTAAGCAAGGTTGTGGAAGAGTTCGAGCATCGGATTGCAAGCCGAGGAGGTGAACAGGTACAGCCAAAAATAACTTCAAGAGATCCTGTTTCTCAAAGCAATGGGTCTGCATTGAAGTTTGTTATGCCAGATAAAAAG GTGGACAACAGGATTAATATGGTAACAAAGAAAGAGGATTTCATTCAGAAAAGCCGTGTTGCTGAGCAATCAAGAAGCCAACTTCTGAGACAGAAAGAGCTATCTGATCAACAACAGAGGGATATTCAA GAACTGAAGCACATGCTCCACACAACAAAAGCTGGTATGCAGTTTATCCAAATGAAATTTCAAGAGGAGTTCTCTAATCTAG GTATGCACGTTTGTGGCTTAGCTCATGCTGCATCCGGATATCATAGAGTTCTTGAAGAAAATCGCAAACTATATAATCAAGTCCAGGATCTCAAGG GGAGTATTCGAGTTTATTGTCGAGTAAGACCCTTCTTTCCTGGACAACCAAACCAGTTGAGCACAGTTGAAAGTATAGAAGATGGAACTCTCACTGTACATATTCCTTCAAAGAATGGGAAGGGACGCAAATCCTTTAACTTCAACAAGGTTTTTGGACCATCTGCATCCCAAG CGGAGGTCTTCCTTGATATGCAGCCACTCATTAGATCTGTTCTCGACGGTTTCAATGTTTGCATATTTGCATATGGCCAAACAGGATCAGGAAAAACTTACACTATG ACTGGACCAAAAGAGATCACAGAGAAAAGCCAAGGTGTGAACTACAGGGCTCTAAGTGATTTGTTTCTCATAGCAGATCAAAGAAAGGATACTTTCCACTATGATGTTTCTGTTcaaatgattgagatatataatGAGCAAGTCAGGGATCTACTTGTTAGTGATGGAACAAACAAAAG ATTAGAAATCCGTAGTAGTTCCAACAAAGGGCTCAGTGTGCCAGATGCAAGCCTTGTCCCTGTATCATCAACACTTGATGTTATTGAGCTAATGAACCTTGGGCAAAGGAACCGCGCAGTTGGAGCAACAGCCCTTAACGATCGTAGTAGCCGATCTCATAG TTGCTTGACTGTTCATGTTCAAGGAAGAGATTTGACATCTGGAACCATACTTCGCGGATGCATGCATTTAGTTGACTTGGCAGGAAGTGAAAGGGTAGACAAATCTGAGGCCACAGGAGACAGACTAAAAGAAGCACAGCATATCAACAAATCCCTTTCAGCTCTTGGGGATGTCATTGCTTCCCTTGCTCAGAAAAACTCACATGTTCCTTACAGAAATAGTAAACTCACACAATTGCTCCAGGATTCACTGG GTGGACAGGCCAAAACACTAATGTTTGTTCATATAAGTCCAGAGAGTGATGCTATTGGAGAAACACTCAGTACCCTTAAATTTGCAGAAAGGGTTGCCACAGTTGAACTCGGTGCTGCTCGAGTAAACAAGGATAGTGCAGATGTCAAAGAGCTCAAAGAACAg ATTGCGAACCTAAAGGCAGCATTGGCAAGAAAGGAAGGAGAATCGGAACATTCTTTCTCTGGTAGCTCTGAAAAATACAGGACAAGGGCTGGTGATCTATCACCTTATCACGCAAGCCAGCGAGGCACAGATGCTGGGGATCGCCCTGGATGCCGGCAACCAATGGTTGATGTTGGCAATATAGGG CTTCAAAGTAAGTCCAGATTTAGACACAAAACTCAAAGCTTGGATTTTGATGAGATGTCATCAACTTCACCACCCTGGCCCCCAGTAAGTAGTCCCGGGCAGAACTACGCAGAAGATGATAAAGAAACTGGTTCTGGAGAATGGGTGGACAAAGTCATGGTAAACAAGCAAGACGTAAACAAAACTGACAACCTCTTAGGATGTTGGGAATCACCGGGAGCCAACGGGAACTTATCCGATGTCTTTTACCAAAAATATCTGCAAGACTCTTCTAAGATGTACTCTGAACAATCCTACAACATGTTCATGGGAGGCAACCAGTTCAGCATGATGGCGGGTTCTGATGAAATGGATGAGCTTGATGCTGCAACCAGTGATTCCTCTGAACCTGACCTGCTTTGGCAATTCAATCATTCTAAACTCTCCACCATGACCATGACCAATGCAGTTGGATCGAAGACTAAGAGATCTATCCCAAAGTCAGCAAAGAGCCCAGAAATGAG GATCGGTGCTTCTGTTTCAAATAGAACAGCAAGGCATCCAGCTCCAGTTGATGTCAAACGTAAAGCTGGCAATAGAAAGTAA